One window of the Thermodesulfomicrobium sp. WS genome contains the following:
- a CDS encoding LytTR family DNA-binding domain-containing protein, with protein MSHLKALIVHSDAQLRGHLRELLDPVKEVLVLGEAVTSFEAMGLLAYVPYDVLFLGMELPHGVSGMDLARHLSGRPPAVVFLAESEEHAFEAFELGAVDYLLRPLTATRFARTIERLRALAPIPPTVAPAMPPGRPARATSEETVQIALAEEEEDLLVNALRQAWDPAQVRPPEIEKLPVNQDGRHILIPYTQIVYVEASEDYSFVHTATERYLTSYRLKNLEARLGPHGFCRVHRKYLVNLDMVTEIASMPGGNFLLRTAGRKRIELPVSRRRVGELKKILQF; from the coding sequence ATGAGCCACCTCAAAGCCCTCATCGTCCATTCCGATGCCCAATTGCGCGGCCACCTCCGGGAACTCCTTGATCCGGTGAAGGAAGTTCTCGTCCTGGGCGAGGCGGTGACCTCCTTCGAGGCCATGGGACTGCTCGCGTACGTGCCCTATGACGTCCTCTTTTTGGGCATGGAACTCCCCCATGGAGTAAGCGGCATGGACCTGGCGCGGCATTTGAGCGGCCGGCCTCCTGCGGTGGTCTTTCTCGCGGAAAGCGAAGAACATGCCTTCGAGGCCTTTGAGCTCGGTGCCGTGGACTATCTTTTGCGGCCGCTGACCGCCACGCGCTTTGCCCGCACCATAGAGCGGCTGCGCGCCCTGGCCCCCATCCCCCCCACCGTGGCCCCGGCCATGCCGCCAGGCCGGCCAGCGCGGGCCACCAGCGAAGAGACCGTGCAAATCGCCCTCGCCGAAGAGGAAGAAGACCTTTTGGTCAATGCCCTGCGCCAGGCCTGGGACCCGGCCCAAGTCCGGCCTCCGGAGATCGAAAAATTACCCGTGAACCAAGACGGCCGCCACATCCTCATCCCCTATACGCAGATCGTCTATGTAGAGGCGTCGGAAGATTATAGTTTCGTGCACACGGCCACCGAGCGCTACCTCACCTCCTACCGCCTCAAAAATCTCGAAGCGCGCCTGGGTCCCCACGGCTTTTGCCGGGTGCACCGCAAATACCTCGTCAATCTCGACATGGTGACCGAGATCGCCTCCATGCCTGGCGGCAATTTCCTCCTGCGCACCGCAGGCCGCAAGCGCATCGAACTTCCCGTAAGCCGCCGCCGGGTGGGCGAGCTCAAAAAGATTCTTCAATTTTAG